From the Cloeon dipterum chromosome 4, ieCloDipt1.1, whole genome shotgun sequence genome, the window CAACTCGAAGAATTCATTAGAAAACTATGAAAACAAGAATTCATGTAGAATTACCAGTCGCCCAGGAATGCACAACTATGTCGTGTTCTATTCGACAGTAGaaagtatttttaactttagcGATTACTCCTTCGggacatttatttatttttaacatattttatagCAACATTGGCAAACACTGATGAAAAAGGGTCATGGTTTGTAAGAAGCATCTGCACAAGTCTGAACCAAGCAAATGATGAGCCATTGTTGGATTTCTTCACAATTGTTCAGAATCGAATGCATAAAACGTCATGCGAATTCACGacctttgataaaaatattcctttggGGCAGACACCAGAGCTCAAAATGTTTACACAAGACAGAAAATTCGTAATCTCAAAGTGAGTGTCGTAAATAAACGGACAATGTCAATAAAAGCAATCGTATAGTTGACTCTTCTTAAATCTATAGAATCTTATTAACAACATTCATACAACTTTTTTCAGGACGACAATCGCAGCAAAACCTTTTTCAAACACTGATGGGTCTGGTAACGTGAGCAAGATCTCAAATGAAATACTTTCCAGACAGTTCTCCTGGAAATCGAATGAAGGACAAGATATCAGGGGTCGTAGAGGTTTCATTTTATCCTTGGTCCAAAACAAACAAGTGCAAGAAGTGAAAAGAGCTCTTCATAAACTAGACTTCGAAATAAGAGACTGGTCTCTTAGCAAGGACTTTGGCAAggacttttattttaaaatgggtgagtatcaaaacagaaaaataattatatttggtTTAATTATGGTATTACAGTGTCCGAGTTGGAACCAGACGTGGGCTGCATTTTGACTTGCATATTTGGCCCTGTGTGTGTAAACGAACACAAAGAGGTTTGCGTGCGCGTGCAAAAGGGTCAAGAGATTCCAATCACGGACATCCTACACAGTTTTGTCGGCCCAAAAAACGACAAATTGATAGGAAAGCCGAAAATTCTGTTCGTTGTTAACGTGAAAGCTCCACAAACGGACGATGTAAGTCATCCTCCAACTGATGCGATAGATATTAGAGTTTgataaatatctttttatttagatcCCCGTGCCCATGAAAGATTTACAAGTCGATGCTACAAACCACAGTGGCTGGCTGGTTTTGATTCTAAAATTTGAAGGTAATTTTTGAATAGTTGCATGGCGGCTTCAAggcatttaataaataaattctctcACATAGATGCATTAGAGAAGTTGATTGAACTTCTGGGAAATATTGGTGAAAAATGCCTGCAAGAACTTCTGGGGCCTCTGCTAACTCGTGAGTCCAATATAGAGGAGATGGTTCTTCTCAATTCTACTTTGCAGTATCTATTGAAATTTCCTACTTGGCCAAGAACATTTGTCAAACCAGATTTTGTactacaaaatataaaaatcccCCGTGGCGAAATGAgtagatttaaatattcaatggaATATACTTTTTGGATGGAGATCGATTTTGATACATTATTGAAAGAGGTCAAACAATTGtttgaggaaaacaaaaattcaatagaGCTTCAGACAATGAGTCATCGAAACAAAACACAAACTTCAATCGAGGTTGAACCTTCGATAATGTCACTGCCCGTCAAAAACTCTATGGCGAGAGATTGGTCTGACGCGAGCTATTTTTGGATATTTAATTCAGTTGCTGGAGCAGGCAAATCGACCGTACTCGTAGAAATGGCGCACCAACTCGCAAAAGTTGACGAAGGGTTAAGATTACTTCTGATtcccataaaaaaatattatcggTACTTATTTGACATGCCAGTGAATATTGTGAATGAAGTCGAATTCCTCGCAAAAACAACTTGCAATTCTCATGACGACATCAACAACTGGATAAAGAAGAGAGAAGTTATTGTTTTCCTCGACGGTTTTGACGAAGTGTGCCCAgatttcagagaaaaaatcatcaaaattttgatcgcATTGAATAATGCAAGAGTCCCACTCTTCATCGGAACCAGGCCTCATGAATTGCACCACGTTCAAGAGAGGATAAAAAACTCGACAGTAGTTGAGATCAAACCCCTGGACGAAGCTAAGCAAATCGAGTTTCTGgaaaaagtggcaaaaaagaaaaaggaagaaatcgaaaaattgaGGACAGACTTCAAAGACAAAGACATTCTGGAAAACCCACTCTATCTCAAATTGTTGGCGGAGTACAAAGGTGATGGAAACTTGTATGACATCTTTGACAAAATGGTGCGGAACAAAgtgcaaatttgtttgaagagAGAAAACGAAGGCATAGATGTTGGAGAGGGCGGGATGTTTGAAGATTCATTGAAATTCATACAATTGGTGGCCTCTCGTTACTTAACAGGAGTGAAGATCGACCAAGGCAGTGTTACGAAAGAAGCATTGGAGAAGATCAACGCTTTTGGAGTTGTGACATACTGCAATGAAAGAGTCAATTTCACTCACCAAACATTTGCAGAATTTCTTACcgctcaaaaatttatatacgaCTTAAAAAATCCAGTAGCCGAAGAAGTGCCCTTGTTCAACGATGAATTGGTGCAGTGCAGAAAGTTCGTTAACCTTTTCTTTTCTATGGAAAAGGGAGAGCACGCTTCTTACACAGAGTCCTTTAAGATTTGGGCCGCTAAATCAACCAACCGTTTAAATATGGTCAGACAAATATGTGGAGAGAATTTGAGAGAAGTGTTCAAGTTTCTCAGCCCAGCTGATTTCTCATTAAAAGATGACAACGGTAAAAACGCTTTGCACTTCGCATTGCGGAACCTTGAGATGGTCAAGTTGGTGCACCAAAAAAATAGCGAGTTGGCGACCGAAACAACCAACACTGGAGAAAGCTGTCTCCACCTGGCGATTGATGACTACAAATGCAGCGAAGAAGTGGCTCTTTGGATCTTGCAAAACACTGAGGTGGGTAAAAATGCTGAAACTAAATTGAATTACACAACGCTTCTGCGGGCTtgtcaaagagaaaaatgggaAGTAGCAGCTCAGCTTGTAACGAAGcacaatattgaaataaatgatccaaataaatcacgagaaaaatcaattttgcagtACGCCGTCCAGTCGAATAATACCGATTTAGTGCAAGGACTTCTTGATAGGGGCTccaatgtaaatttaaaagattgtTTTGGAGTAACAGCTCTTCACCTAGCAGCTGGATCGAATGGAAACTcagaaattgtgaaaattttgcttgaaaaaggtGCCAAAGTAAACGCACAAGACAAAGACAAACGAACTGCGTTGCATTACGCCGCTAAACATCACGAAGATACAGTAGTAGTGCAAAAACTACTAGAATACGGCGTCGACGTTAATTTACAAGATGAAGAAGGATTCACAGCTCTTCACCTAGCAGCTAAGTCAAATGGAAACCCTGAAATTGTAAACATTCTGCTCGAAAATGGTGCCAGAGTAAACTTAGAAGACAATAGAAAACGAAATGCATTGCATTACGCCGCTAGCTCTAACGATGCAGGAGTGGTTCAAAAGCTGCTAGAATATGGTGCCGACGTCAATTCACAAGACGAAGAAGGATTCACAGCTCTTCACCTAGCAGCTAGATCATATTTAAACccagaaatattaaaacatatgCTTACGAAAGGTGCCAAAGTACACTTACAGAACAAGAAAAAACGAACTGCATTGCATTACGCCGCTAAACATCACGAAGATACAGAAGTAGTGCAAAAGCTTCTTGAATACTGCATCGACGTTAATTTACAAGATGAAGAAGGATTCACAGCTCTTCACCTAGCAGCTAAGTCAAATGGAAACCCTGAAATTGTAAACATTCTGCTCGAAAATGGTGCCAAAGTAAACTTAGAAGACAATAGAAAACGAAATGCATTGCATTACGCCGCTAGCTCTAACGATGCAGGAGTGGTTCAAAAGCTGCTAGAATATGGAGCCGACGTTCATTCACAAGACGAAGAAGGAATCGCAGCTCTTCACCTAGCAGCTAGATCAAATGAAAACCCAgaaattttggatattttgcttgaaaatggtGCCGAAGTAAACTtacaaaacaatgaaaaacaaactgcATTACATTACGCCTTCGAAAATTTAGAAGATATGGATGATACAGAAGTGATCCAAAAGCTGCTAGAATACGGTGCCGACGTTAATTCACAAGACAAAAAAGGATTCACAGCTCTTCACCTAGCAGCTAGATCATATTTAAACccagaaatattaaaacatatgCTTACGAAAGGTGCCAAAGTACACTTACAGAACAAGAAAAAACGAACTGCATTGCATTACGCCGCTAAACATCACGAAGATACAGAAGTAGTGCAAAAGCTTCTTGAATACTGCATCGACGTTAATTTACAAGATGAAGAAGGATTCACAGCTCTTCACCTAGCAGCTAGGTCGAATAGAAACCctcaaattgtgaaaattctgATCGAAAATGGTGCCAAAGTACACTTAACAGACAATAATAAGCAAACTGCATTGCATCAggcctttaaaaataacaaagttaCTGAAGTGGTTCATAAACTGCTAGAATACGGTGCTGACGTTAACTCACAAGATGAAGAAGGATACTCAGCTCTTCACCTAGCAGCTAGATCAAAAGAAAACCCAGAAAATGTCAaacttttgcttgaaaaaggtGCCAAAGTACACTTAGAAAGCATTAAAAAACGAACTGCATTGCATTACGCAGCTGAAAATCACGAAGTTATAGACGATCTGCAAAAACTACTTGAATACGGCGTCGACGTTAATTTACAAGATGAAGAAGGATTCACAGCTCTTCACCTAGCAGCTAGGTCGAATAGAAACCctcaaattgtgaaaattctgATCGAAAAAGGTGCCAAAGTAAACTTAACagacaataaaaaaagaactgCATTGCATCAcgcctttaaaaataacaaagttaCTGAAGTGGTTCAAAAACTGATAGAGAACGGCGCCGACGTCAATTCACAAGACGAAGAAGGATTCACAGCTCTTCACTTAGCAGTTAGGTCGAAAGAGAACcctgaaattgtaaaaattctgCTCGAAAAAGGTGCCGAAGTAAATTTAACAGACAATAAAAAGCGATCTGTATTGCATCACGCCTTTGAACATTTAGGACTTATGGTCGATACAGAAGGGATCCAAAAGCTGCTAGAATACGGCGTCGATGTTGATTTACAAGATGAAGAAGGATTCACAGCTCTTCACCTAGCAGCTAGGTCAAATAAAAACCCTGaagttgttaaaattttgctcgaAAAAGGTGCTCAAGTACACTTAACAGACAATAAAAAGCGAACTGCATTGCATCACGCCTTTAAAAATAGCGAAGTTACAGAAGTGGTTCAAAAACTGCTAGAGTACGGTGCCGACGTCAATTCACAAGACGAAGAAGGATTCACTGCTCTTCACCTAGCAGCTTGGTCAAATGGAAACCctgaatttgtgaaaattctgCTTGAAAAAAGTGCCAAAATAAACGAATTAGACAATGATAAATGGACCCCACTGCATTTTGCCGCTAAATTTAACCAAGTTCCAGAAATTACCCAAATGTTGCTGGAAAATGGCGCCGAAATTCATTCACGATGTCAACAAGGATCAACGGCCCTTCATCAAGCCGCTGGATGGAACAAAAACCCGGAAATAGTTAAGATTTTGCTCGATaaaggtgcaaaaataaacgcagTAGGCAATACAAAATGGACTCCACTGCATTTGGCCGCTAGATTTAACCCAGCTTCAGATATTGTCCAAATGCTGCTCGAAAACGGTGCCGACGTTCATTTACAAAGTCAAGGAGAAATAACAGCCCTTCACCTAGCTGCTGGATCTAGTGAAAACCCAGAAATTGTGGAATCTTTGCTTCAAAAAGGTGCCGAAATAAATGTAGAAAATGCTCTTGGAGAGACTGCTTTATTTCTAGCGGCAAAGCATAATCGAGTGAAAGAAGTGGTTCAAAAACTGCTCGACCATGGTGCAAAAGTAAATGAAATGATTAGGAATGACAAAGAATGTGTCGGTGTATTACGTAAAATGAAGGTCAACTCTGAAGTTCTTAGAATACTAAATGAAAATGACTCTGATGTATAGTAGAATGATCGAAATGACTGTTAcgtattttgtttgttcacaAGAGTGCGCAGGATATCCATAACAGAATAATAGTAAATGGCGAAAATAGATCTGTAGTTTGCCACACAATTGCAAAGAAGAAACAATTCTTTAATCTGCAATTTGAAATGAGAAGCACACAAGCCCAGATATTTGCAAACCTACTATTGTActataatatcaaaattaaacaaacgtttcaaatttaaaaattgtaaatctaGTTATGTAGTATTGAAGCATTGATTTACTAATATTGACTGTATAGCATTATTAACAATGAATCTTAAAGACCTATTGCCTtatagagaaataaaaattactttataattattaataagttTTGCTagtatattttgatttgtatcaaattttatacaaaaatgtaaatatttttaagttattgCATACAAATGTAcatgtgtttaattaaaatattttcttaaatgaataattgatttttaactaattttcatttcccttAAGAATGTATTACACTGTGACACATTTTGCTgagaatattcaaaattaacccTTTCGCACGAAAAGAGATGTCATTTCAGcttgaataatttagatttagattgattttaaattcctaCTTTAAATTGGTTTATAGTTCATTTTATAGCTATATTTGTTTGCACGAAAAGGGATTTCATTCATTATCTAATCACAATCAACATTGATTGAAGTGAGTAAACACAGATCAAAAtatctatattttattaagtaGATCGCATAGTTCATGCAAGTTTTGATTCAGATTCTAAGTGTTTATctcataaaactaaaattttttataaaaatagtcgCTACATTATAGTTTTAGCTGTCTTTTAAAGATTTTCTCACAGGGTCGGCCACGAGTACACTGGAGGATTTGTTTCAAGGTTAGtacaaaaacataattttgaaatttcatggcGTAAATGACTGCCAACACTCCTTCTTTATCTCATCTACGATTAAATAGTGATAAATACAAGTTTCAAGCATATTCattgtaataatattatttaattaaaaatgttttatttgctcGTCAAGATGGTGTAACTATATGTCAATAAATACCCTTATGTTCCAGGTAAAAATGTGTCGATCTGAAGGAGTGAAGAATCTCTAGGTTCATTTCAACCAGACATATGACTTCGTAAAGGCTTCAGACGtgtacattttcaaatattagaTCCAGCACTGATtcatttaattggaattttatttaaattgtagaatacataatatttttaattaattattattggtgTGTAGTTTAATACGTGTAAACATACTGAATTTGGCAGTCACTATATCAATGAGTGTTGTTCATTTTAGACTTGCTTTTCTGCATTGGAACATTTTGCAAAGAATCCTATTTTCCCACATATGCGTCAGTTTGATGTTGTAATATTTCTATGAGAACCAACTTTAGCGTTGTGTCAGCCTATCACTTACTTAGAGGTTGGTTTACTTAAGTGGGGAAATCGGTAGTCTAGGAAGGAATAAATATCAGGGGGGCCGCAGTTCATTTTCGCGCGCCAGCTGGAGGGCGATCTCTTAGCGCCACCTATGAAGAGAAGGCAGTACTTGAGCCCGGGGACTCGGACCGCAGACGGCATATGGGCTAACGTGGAACCGGCTCTTTCTACGCTTGATTGGGCCATTTTAGTGGACATGGAGGTAAGTGATCGGGTACTGACCAATCAGCAGTGATTTTTAGTAGTTTGGCACCAATAGTTGTGCACAGCAAATCGTAAAAACGGCTTAAACGAGCAGCTAAAGTAAAGCCTACTGCGGGCCGGGATGTGTTTTGTCAGGATGTAAACAATGTTTTCATCGCTGATTATGATGCTTGTAAGTTGGTTTAATTCGCATTTCTTTGAGTCTGGGATTGCTAAAATACCTAAAAGACAATATTTTGCCTTGCCTGGCTTGCCTTCAAGCGAAATTGGCCTTTATTTGAACTCGATTAGTCTACGtatgataaattgaaattgtttgtaTCAGTTTGAACAATTATCGATTCtcgccttaaatatttttaataatatctgACCTTActaattgttattttgtaaCCTTCCAGAGTCCTCCTCCTGCCCTCCATATGGACAGACGACTGAATAGACTGGCGAGGCCCTCGAGTGCTCCGGCCCCAACATTACTGCAGACGAGCCAGACACCCTTGTTGCTGACGACCTGCTCGCCGTTGCTGCTTCAGAGGACCGCGGTCAGAAGGCCCTGAAAGGTGCTGAGGGCCCTGAGACTGACCCTGAGACGGTTCGCTGCCAAGAGCGTCGTTACAGCTGTGTTGGGTGAGCACGAGAATGTGGAAAAAAGTcacagttttcgccgccgtgttacagttttcgccacctcTACTCTAACATGGGATTCTcttaagaactggcgagatgtgtaacccggcagaaactgtgaCTTAACCATAGCTTATGTGAACGAATTGTTGCAACCATACAATGTTCCAAATTTGTCCAGTTCTTTTTATTCTCTTATCATTCACCAAGGAATGATTACATAGAAATTCTTTCAAGGCAAAAGatgcaattttcgcaattttcaaacttgGTATGCAGCCGGCCTGGCTGTCACAAAGATACAACCTGAAAACTAAACTGCCCTTGTTTTTCAGCCTTTCCGAGCACCGCGATGGTCGTGCTGTCAAGACAACCGCTAAAAGTGCATGCCAGCTCTCCAGACCGACAAGCCGACTGCCACCAATGGAATTGCCAGCGCCAAACCTGTGCGGTCATCGAGTGTCTTTGGTAATTATCTtatgaaatcatttaaatacatttagTGGAACGCAGGATCTAAACTAGGATTGGCAAACGTGCttggattttgattaaatatagtGTAGTTGTTGCCCTCGTCAACCGTACAATTTTGAgtcaaaattacgaaaatcgCTATTTTAAATGGGCTCAAAGTTgaccaatatttaaattgtcgaTTTTTACATGGAATTGTAATCAGGGTTTGCCAATagtgcaatgcgcaaaaaaaacttgaaaaaaaaacaccagttttgattttttctgaatttaacccCATTTTTACTGACTTGTAACTATCCTTTTTTGTTATCATCCATCATtagaattttagattttcaataaaattccacTTGATTCAGAAAAAGCCCGGAAAACACGTGTGCAGTCCGACCAATGCAGAGCCAGAGGAGCTGGAGGGTGCGACCAATCTGCGTCGGGCCCAAGATACCGTGGGAGGTGCTGGACTCGCTGGTGCAAGAGGCCTTTGTCGAGTACCTTTTGTGGCTGGACCCTGCCAGCAGCCTTGGTCTTCAAGCAGAGTCGCTCTTTGGCTACCACTTCGGCGAGGTGCAGCGGCTGTGCTGCAGACATTCGTCACTGCTGGACCTGCTGACCTGCAGTTACCTGGTCGGCGACGACGTGGTCATCAGGGTGTGTGTCAAGGCCGCACAGCACGCGGGCAGCATGGATGTCCTCACTTTTGAAACGTTAATTCCCAAGGCTTGGATCCAAAGGTATTTTTTGGTTTGCTTTCAATACGTCTTGGTACTGTTAAAATTGCACACAGCTCAACAAACAGCTGAATTTTCACTGTTGAaatgattgttgcccttttcttgcaacaaggaaaattgcGTAAggttgttgagctatgcgcaTCAAGACGAATAGTATGTATATGtagttattatattatttttatctctctttGCAGCTGATCTATTATTGAGCTGGAGTGatgagaaggaaaaaatccaGCCCGAACTTCAATTGCAAGCCGGATTGCCTGCGAGCAAGCCAGTACTATTCCAGCTTCTACAATGATTTTATTCAGCACACtgtttttgggaaaaaatggcgaaaaatATGTTACTCCTACAAAAAACTTtgaggtatttttaaataaaaaacgtaaaCAGTATCTTTTGTAGCTTTCCTATCTCTgtttattaatcaataaagACGATtcagacaaattaaatatatataataatgtcATGTTGTTTGATtgcttttttaccttttcctGAAAGTTAATATGGTTaatatgcataaatttttcagaatcttatattgaataatttaatagttaTATTAAACCTAATTGAATagttgttaaatattaaattgtttaattaattcctaaACCAGCATTTTCTTGGGATTTGTGTTCTCATAATTCACTCTTGAAGATGCTCCAAAGAAACAGTCCCATCttgagaaaaaagaaaatcaatgaaaagcATTGGCTTCTGcacctttcaaaattaataaatgtgtACTTACTATTCTAACTCTATTTCTCtacaaaaatcatttgaaaatttacatagtttcaatattaaaaaataaagttttaaaaatcaggcTAACGTTTGGTTTGAATAAACTGAGTTGGTCCAAAACGCCAACCATGTCTAGACTTTTGTCTAGCTCTGTCTAGACTTTTGTCTAGACAGAGCTGCATTCCCCTGcatatttggaatttttccctGTGCAGGAATAGGGTTTGGGGAGGGGACAGTGCCTAACCATGGAACTGAAATTACTCccactttttcaattaaaacaaggAGATAGCAAAATGTGTTATATTAGGCATAATAGATATCTCAAATGCAATCATGCCGTCAAACTGTGCGGTATTTGGCTGCAATGTTAGCCATAAAAACTATAACAATTATGCTGATGACTTTTCTGCAAAGGTAAATAGATgccaaaaaatgcaaattttttattttaaaatcaactgcCAATATTTTGCACATATAGTTTAAGCAATTGATGCTTTTCTTCAGAAAATTGCATATTGGTGCAGTAAATTTAACTGACCAactcaatttttctaaataaattaaataaaaataaacacataaaACCGCATTATAGAACTCCTAcagcataaatatttcatgattttttaatatctaaatttaaaatttaaaaaaatggaaaaatcattgtgcgacttttagattttaatgaaaaccatAAAATCTAATTAGTAAAGCCACCGAATTAGCAATATACAGTATATATAGAAAACTGCCTGTAAACAAGAAATATCTGACCACGGTGTGTGTTTTGGTGCTCtcactttcaaataatttttttcaggtgcCTAGTGCAATTGGGTTTCGCTTTTTCAGTGTGCCCAACAGCTCtgaattaaaggaaaaatggaTTTGGGCAACAGGAAGGCCTAGGGAGAACATCAAGAACGTGCAGAATCTTCGTTTCTGTTCTCTTCATTTTTCAAGAGCACAGTACTTGGAGGACAAATTGCAGAGGCTTATGAACACTGGCAGCAAAGCCACTGGCCAAATTTTAAGGGATGACGCAATTCCCGATGTTCTCCCTTggaaaacaaatcaaacagGACTTGACATTGTCGTTGGAAGATCAGAGCGTGCACTGGCTAGGCGGCAAAGGTAtataataaagttttaaaagtaTGCAGACTGGTGTTTTT encodes:
- the LOC135943802 gene encoding uncharacterized protein LOC135943802 encodes the protein METEGNYFAYCLDTNTKNNYFIVPSKYLKPRANARHSNPGVAWDTLGQEFWGGVFQSAWHESLVVDPDDGSFLDQTPKTDTDFEHLLTEAEYKESLVLATASSVQELQQYVGTCNIKVPKKFRRLDFSDASASQQHDESQQQNNQVRSSQSNQQSNNQGYSTSSEESASTTISKRGVSVQELPHHGKAGKGNVQNSKRSLDSVASSSQQYDEAKQQNEKRFRSSECNQQTKNEDFSTASKNLEEQNSTSKNFSTGATPFITPIVLEDPIESHDDSENEIDYSHIRPEGVANLGFFEYEIDGKVNRQNADNVCVLVIHYDFINDPLFRNGDASDVECLKTIFRENRNCNFRDILSPSKKTLLKLLSDQEKLLRFFNLQDEVPSVFMLFFLSHGTVNGKIWTSHVERETNEPVYFTTDEVFDSLQKLRRFDKCLKVVNFGSCRGSLYDSKFNSKNSLENYENKNSCRITSRPGMHNYVVFYSTVETTLANTDEKGSWFVRSICTSLNQANDEPLLDFFTIVQNRMHKTSCEFTTFDKNIPLGQTPELKMFTQDRKFVISKTTIAAKPFSNTDGSGNVSKISNEILSRQFSWKSNEGQDIRGRRGFILSLVQNKQVQEVKRALHKLDFEIRDWSLSKDFGKDFYFKMVSELEPDVGCILTCIFGPVCVNEHKEVCVRVQKGQEIPITDILHSFVGPKNDKLIGKPKILFVVNVKAPQTDDIPVPMKDLQVDATNHSGWLVLILKFEDALEKLIELLGNIGEKCLQELLGPLLTRESNIEEMVLLNSTLQYLLKFPTWPRTFVKPDFVLQNIKIPRGEMSRFKYSMEYTFWMEIDFDTLLKEVKQLFEENKNSIELQTMSHRNKTQTSIEVEPSIMSLPVKNSMARDWSDASYFWIFNSVAGAGKSTVLVEMAHQLAKVDEGLRLLLIPIKKYYRYLFDMPVNIVNEVEFLAKTTCNSHDDINNWIKKREVIVFLDGFDEVCPDFREKIIKILIALNNARVPLFIGTRPHELHHVQERIKNSTVVEIKPLDEAKQIEFLEKVAKKKKEEIEKLRTDFKDKDILENPLYLKLLAEYKGDGNLYDIFDKMVRNKVQICLKRENEGIDVGEGGMFEDSLKFIQLVASRYLTGVKIDQGSVTKEALEKINAFGVVTYCNERVNFTHQTFAEFLTAQKFIYDLKNPVAEEVPLFNDELVQCRKFVNLFFSMEKGEHASYTESFKIWAAKSTNRLNMVRQICGENLREVFKFLSPADFSLKDDNGKNALHFALRNLEMVKLVHQKNSELATETTNTGESCLHLAIDDYKCSEEVALWILQNTEVGKNAETKLNYTTLLRACQREKWEVAAQLVTKHNIEINDPNKSREKSILQYAVQSNNTDLVQGLLDRGSNVNLKDCFGVTALHLAAGSNGNSEIVKILLEKGAKVNAQDKDKRTALHYAAKHHEDTVVVQKLLEYGVDVNLQDEEGFTALHLAAKSNGNPEIVNILLENGARVNLEDNRKRNALHYAASSNDAGVVQKLLEYGADVNSQDEEGFTALHLAARSYLNPEILKHMLTKGAKVHLQNKKKRTALHYAAKHHEDTEVVQKLLEYCIDVNLQDEEGFTALHLAAKSNGNPEIVNILLENGAKVNLEDNRKRNALHYAASSNDAGVVQKLLEYGADVHSQDEEGIAALHLAARSNENPEILDILLENGAEVNLQNNEKQTALHYAFENLEDMDDTEVIQKLLEYGADVNSQDKKGFTALHLAARSYLNPEILKHMLTKGAKVHLQNKKKRTALHYAAKHHEDTEVVQKLLEYCIDVNLQDEEGFTALHLAARSNRNPQIVKILIENGAKVHLTDNNKQTALHQAFKNNKVTEVVHKLLEYGADVNSQDEEGYSALHLAARSKENPENVKLLLEKGAKVHLESIKKRTALHYAAENHEVIDDLQKLLEYGVDVNLQDEEGFTALHLAARSNRNPQIVKILIEKGAKVNLTDNKKRTALHHAFKNNKVTEVVQKLIENGADVNSQDEEGFTALHLAVRSKENPEIVKILLEKGAEVNLTDNKKRSVLHHAFEHLGLMVDTEGIQKLLEYGVDVDLQDEEGFTALHLAARSNKNPEVVKILLEKGAQVHLTDNKKRTALHHAFKNSEVTEVVQKLLEYGADVNSQDEEGFTALHLAAWSNGNPEFVKILLEKSAKINELDNDKWTPLHFAAKFNQVPEITQMLLENGAEIHSRCQQGSTALHQAAGWNKNPEIVKILLDKGAKINAVGNTKWTPLHLAARFNPASDIVQMLLENGADVHLQSQGEITALHLAAGSSENPEIVESLLQKGAEINVENALGETALFLAAKHNRVKEVVQKLLDHGAKVNEMIRNDKECVGVLRKMKVNSEVLRILNENDSDV